The following proteins are encoded in a genomic region of Panthera leo isolate Ple1 chromosome F2, P.leo_Ple1_pat1.1, whole genome shotgun sequence:
- the DGAT1 gene encoding diacylglycerol O-acyltransferase 1 isoform X1 yields the protein MGDRGGAGGSRRRRTASRPSSQGGGGPTVAEEEVRDVGAGGDAPAPTPAPDKGEDGDSDVGSGHWDLRCHRLQDSLFSSDSGFSNYRGILNWCVVMLILSNARLFLENLIKYGILVDPIQVVSLFLKDPYSWPALCLVIVANVFAVAAFQVEKRLAVGALTEQAGLLLHVVNLATILCFPAAVALLLESITPVGSVLALMVYTILFLKLVSYRDVNLWCRERKAKAKAKSASAGKKANGGAAPCTVSYPDNLNYRDLYYFLFAPTLCYELNFPRSPRIRKRFLLRRLLEMLFLTQLQVGLIQQWMVPTIQNSMKPFKDMDYSRIVERLLKLAVPNHLIWLIFFYWFFHSCMNAVAELMQFGDREFYRDWWNSESVTYFWQNWNIPVHKWCLRHFYKPMLRRGSSKWVARMGVFFASAFFHEYLVSIPLHMFRLWAFTGMMAQIPLAWIVSRFFQGNYGNAAVWLTLIIGQPVAVLMYVHDYYVLNYEAPVVGA from the exons ATGGGCGAccgcggcggcgcgggcggctcCCGGCGCCGGAGGACGGCTTCACGGCCTTCGAGCCAGGGCGGCGGTGGGCCCACGGTGGCGGAAGAGGAGGTGCGGGACGTGGGCGCCGGGGGAGACGCGCCGGCGCCGACTCCGGCCCCGGACAAGGGCGAGGACGGAGACTCCGACGTGGGCAGCGGCCACTGGGATCTGAG GTGCCACCGCCTGCAAGATTCTTTGTTCAGCTCTGACAGTGGCTTTAGCAACTATCGTGGGATCCTGAATTGGTGTGTGGTGATGCTG ATCTTGAGCAATGCACGGTTATTTTTAGAAAACCTCATCAA gtaTGGCATCTTGGTGGACCCCATCCAGGTGGTGTCTCTGTTCCTGAAGGACCCCTACAGCTGGCCTGCCCTGTGCCTAGTTATTG TGGCCAATGTCTTTGCTGTGGCTGCATTCCAGGTGGAGAAGCGCCTGGCAGTG ggtgcCTTGACGGAACAGGCAGGGTTGCTGCTGCACGTGGTCAACCTGGCCACCATTCTCTGCTTCCCGGCTGCTGTGGCCTTGCTGCTTGAGTCCATCACTCCAG tgggctccgtgctggctcTGATGGTGTACACCATCCTCTTCCTCAAGCTCGTCTCCTACCGGGACGTCAACCTGTGGTGCCGAGAGCGAAAAGCCAAGGCCAAAGCCAAGTCTG CTTCTGCAGGTAAGAAGGCCAACGGGGGAGCGGCCCCGTGCACCGTGAGCTACCCAGACAACCTGAACTACCGTG ATCTGTACTACTTCCTCTTTGCTCCTACTCTGTGCTACGAGCTCAACTTTCCCCGTTCTCCCCGCATCCGGAAGCGCTTCCTGTTGCGGCGGCTCCTTGAGATG CTGTTCTTGACTCAGCTGCAGGTGGGGCTGATCCAGCAG TGGATGGTCCCCACCATCCAGAACTCCATGAAGCCTTTCAAG GATATGGATTATTCACGCATCGTTGAGCGCCTGCTGAAGCTGGCG GTCCCCAACCACCTCATCTGGCTCATCTTCTTCTACTGGTTCTTCCACTCGTGCATGAACGCCGTGGCTGAGCTCATGCAGTTTGGAGACCGGGAGTTCTACCGGGACTGGTG GAACTCTGAGTCTGTCACTTACTTCTGGCAGAACTGGAACATCCCTGTGCACAAGTGGTGCCTCAG GCACTTCTACAAGCCCATGCTTCGACGGGGCAGCAGCAAGTGGGTAGCCAGGATGGGGGTGTTCTTTGCCTCGGCCTTCTTCCATGAG TACCTGGTGAGCATCCCCCTGCACATGTTCCGCCTCTGGGCCTTCACAGGCATGATGGCTCAG ATACCCCTGGCATGGATAGTGAGCCGCTTCTTCCAGGGAAACTACGGCAACGCAGCTGTGTGGCTGACGCTCATCATTGGGCAGCCAGTGGCCGTGCTCATGTACGTCCACGACTACTACGTGCTCAACTACGAGGCCCCGGTGGTCGGGGCCTGA
- the DGAT1 gene encoding diacylglycerol O-acyltransferase 1 isoform X3, protein MLILSNARLFLENLIKYGILVDPIQVVSLFLKDPYSWPALCLVIVANVFAVAAFQVEKRLAVGALTEQAGLLLHVVNLATILCFPAAVALLLESITPVGSVLALMVYTILFLKLVSYRDVNLWCRERKAKAKAKSASAGKKANGGAAPCTVSYPDNLNYRDLYYFLFAPTLCYELNFPRSPRIRKRFLLRRLLEMLFLTQLQVGLIQQWMVPTIQNSMKPFKDMDYSRIVERLLKLAVPNHLIWLIFFYWFFHSCMNAVAELMQFGDREFYRDWWNSESVTYFWQNWNIPVHKWCLRHFYKPMLRRGSSKWVARMGVFFASAFFHEYLVSIPLHMFRLWAFTGMMAQIPLAWIVSRFFQGNYGNAAVWLTLIIGQPVAVLMYVHDYYVLNYEAPVVGA, encoded by the exons ATGCTG ATCTTGAGCAATGCACGGTTATTTTTAGAAAACCTCATCAA gtaTGGCATCTTGGTGGACCCCATCCAGGTGGTGTCTCTGTTCCTGAAGGACCCCTACAGCTGGCCTGCCCTGTGCCTAGTTATTG TGGCCAATGTCTTTGCTGTGGCTGCATTCCAGGTGGAGAAGCGCCTGGCAGTG ggtgcCTTGACGGAACAGGCAGGGTTGCTGCTGCACGTGGTCAACCTGGCCACCATTCTCTGCTTCCCGGCTGCTGTGGCCTTGCTGCTTGAGTCCATCACTCCAG tgggctccgtgctggctcTGATGGTGTACACCATCCTCTTCCTCAAGCTCGTCTCCTACCGGGACGTCAACCTGTGGTGCCGAGAGCGAAAAGCCAAGGCCAAAGCCAAGTCTG CTTCTGCAGGTAAGAAGGCCAACGGGGGAGCGGCCCCGTGCACCGTGAGCTACCCAGACAACCTGAACTACCGTG ATCTGTACTACTTCCTCTTTGCTCCTACTCTGTGCTACGAGCTCAACTTTCCCCGTTCTCCCCGCATCCGGAAGCGCTTCCTGTTGCGGCGGCTCCTTGAGATG CTGTTCTTGACTCAGCTGCAGGTGGGGCTGATCCAGCAG TGGATGGTCCCCACCATCCAGAACTCCATGAAGCCTTTCAAG GATATGGATTATTCACGCATCGTTGAGCGCCTGCTGAAGCTGGCG GTCCCCAACCACCTCATCTGGCTCATCTTCTTCTACTGGTTCTTCCACTCGTGCATGAACGCCGTGGCTGAGCTCATGCAGTTTGGAGACCGGGAGTTCTACCGGGACTGGTG GAACTCTGAGTCTGTCACTTACTTCTGGCAGAACTGGAACATCCCTGTGCACAAGTGGTGCCTCAG GCACTTCTACAAGCCCATGCTTCGACGGGGCAGCAGCAAGTGGGTAGCCAGGATGGGGGTGTTCTTTGCCTCGGCCTTCTTCCATGAG TACCTGGTGAGCATCCCCCTGCACATGTTCCGCCTCTGGGCCTTCACAGGCATGATGGCTCAG ATACCCCTGGCATGGATAGTGAGCCGCTTCTTCCAGGGAAACTACGGCAACGCAGCTGTGTGGCTGACGCTCATCATTGGGCAGCCAGTGGCCGTGCTCATGTACGTCCACGACTACTACGTGCTCAACTACGAGGCCCCGGTGGTCGGGGCCTGA
- the HSF1 gene encoding heat shock factor protein 1 isoform X4, with protein sequence MDLPVGPGAAGPSNVPAFLTKLWTLVSDPDTDALICWSPSGNSFHVFDQGQFAKEVLPKYFKHNNMASFVRQLNMYGFRKVVHIEQGGLVKPERDDTEFQHPCFLRGQEQLLENIKRKVTSVSTLKNEDVKIRQDSVTKLLTDVQLMKGKQESMDSKLLAMKHENEALWREVASLRQKHAQQQKVVNKLIQFLISLVQSNRILGVKRKIPLMLNDSSAAHSMPKYGRQYSLEHIHGSGPYSAPSPAYSSSSLYSPDTVTNSGPIISDITELAPGSPLASPGGSVDERPVSSSPLVRVKEEPPSPPRSPRVEEASPGHPSSVVEIPLSPTALIDSILRESEPAPAAPAAPLTDAGGRRPSPSPPPASAPEKCLSVACLDKTELSDHLDAMDSNLDNLQTMLTSHGFSVDTSALLDLFSPSVTVPDMSLPDLDSSLASIQELLSPQEPPRPLEAENSSPDSGKQLVHYTAQPLFLVDPGSVDMGSSDLPVLFELGEGSYFSEGDDYADDPTISLLTGSEPPKAKDPTVS encoded by the exons AGCGGGAACAGCTTCCACGTGTTCGACCAGGGCCAGTTTGCCAAGGAGGTGCTGCCCAAGTACTTCAAGCACAACAATATGGCCAGCTTCGTGCGGCAGCTCAACATGT ACGGCTTCCGGAAGGTGGTCCACATTGAGCAGGGTGGCCTGGTCAAGCCGGAGAGGGACGACACTGAGTTCCAGCACCCGTGCTTCCTGCGTGGCCAGGAGCAGCTCCTTGAGAACATCAAGAGGAAAGTGACCAGC GTATCCACCCTGAAGAATGAGGACGTAAAGATCCGCCAAGACAGCGTCACCAAGTTGCTGACTGACGTCCAGCTCATGAAGGGGAAGCAGGAGAGCATGGACTCCAAACTCCTGGCCATGAAGCA CGAGAACGAGGCCCTGTGGCGGGAAGTGGCCAGCCTGCGGCAGAAGCACGCCCAGCAGCAGAAAGTCGTCAACAAG CTCATCCAGTTCCTCATCTCACTGGTGCAGTCCAACCGGATCCTGGGGGTGAAGAGAAAGAT cccccTGATGCTGAACGACAGCAGTGCGGCACATTCCATGCCCAAGTACGGCCGCCAATACTCCCTGGAGCACATCCATGGCTCGGGCCCCTACTCG GCTCCCTCCCCGGCCTACAGCAGCTCCAGCCTCTACTCCCCAGACACCGTCACCAACTCCGGACCCATCATCTCCGACATCACCGAGCTGGCCCCCGGCAGCCCTTTGGCCTCCCCAGGCGGAAGCGTAGATGAGAG GCCAGTGTCCAGCAGCCCCCTGGTACGCGTCAAGGAGGAGCCCCCGAGTCCTCCTCGGAGCCCCCGGGTGGAGGAGGCCAGTCCTGGACACCCGTCCTCTGTTGTGGAGATACCCCTGTCCCCGACCGCCCTCATTGACTCCATCCTGCGGGAAAGCGAGCCTGCCCCTGCCGCCCCGGCCGCACCCCTCACGGACGCGGGGGGCCGTCGCCCCTCACCCTCGCCCCCACCTGCCTCGGCCCCTGAGAAGTGCCTCAGCGTAGCCTGCCTGGACAA GACCGAGCTCAGTGACCACTTGGACGCCATGGACTCCAATCTGGACAACCTGCAGACCATGCTGACAAGCCACGGCTTCAGTGTGGACACTAGCGCCCTGCTGGAC cTGTTCAGCCCCTCAGTGACGGTGCCCGACATGAGCCTGCCCGACCTTGACAGCAGCCTGGCCAGC ATCCAGgagctcctctctccccaggagccccccaggccccttGAGGCAGAGAACAGCAGCCCTGACTCAG gGAAGCAGCTGGTGCACTACACGGCGCAACCCCTGTTCTTGGTGGACCCGGGCTCCGTGGACATGGGAAGCAGCGACCTGCCCGTGCTCTTCGAGCTGGGGGAGGGTTCCTACTTCTCGGAGGGGGACGACTACGCAGATGACCCCACCATCTCCCTGCTGACGGGCTCTGAACCCCCCAAAGCCAAGGACCCCACTGTCTCCTAG
- the HSF1 gene encoding heat shock factor protein 1 isoform X1: MDLPVGPGAAGPSNVPAFLTKLWTLVSDPDTDALICWSPQSGNSFHVFDQGQFAKEVLPKYFKHNNMASFVRQLNMYGFRKVVHIEQGGLVKPERDDTEFQHPCFLRGQEQLLENIKRKVTSVSTLKNEDVKIRQDSVTKLLTDVQLMKGKQESMDSKLLAMKHENEALWREVASLRQKHAQQQKVVNKLIQFLISLVQSNRILGVKRKIPLMLNDSSAAHSMPKYGRQYSLEHIHGSGPYSAPSPAYSSSSLYSPDTVTNSGPIISDITELAPGSPLASPGGSVDERPVSSSPLVRVKEEPPSPPRSPRVEEASPGHPSSVVEIPLSPTALIDSILRESEPAPAAPAAPLTDAGGRRPSPSPPPASAPEKCLSVACLDNLARAPQMSGVARLFPCPSSLHGRVQPGTELSDHLDAMDSNLDNLQTMLTSHGFSVDTSALLDLFSPSVTVPDMSLPDLDSSLASIQELLSPQEPPRPLEAENSSPDSGKQLVHYTAQPLFLVDPGSVDMGSSDLPVLFELGEGSYFSEGDDYADDPTISLLTGSEPPKAKDPTVS; this comes from the exons CAGAGCGGGAACAGCTTCCACGTGTTCGACCAGGGCCAGTTTGCCAAGGAGGTGCTGCCCAAGTACTTCAAGCACAACAATATGGCCAGCTTCGTGCGGCAGCTCAACATGT ACGGCTTCCGGAAGGTGGTCCACATTGAGCAGGGTGGCCTGGTCAAGCCGGAGAGGGACGACACTGAGTTCCAGCACCCGTGCTTCCTGCGTGGCCAGGAGCAGCTCCTTGAGAACATCAAGAGGAAAGTGACCAGC GTATCCACCCTGAAGAATGAGGACGTAAAGATCCGCCAAGACAGCGTCACCAAGTTGCTGACTGACGTCCAGCTCATGAAGGGGAAGCAGGAGAGCATGGACTCCAAACTCCTGGCCATGAAGCA CGAGAACGAGGCCCTGTGGCGGGAAGTGGCCAGCCTGCGGCAGAAGCACGCCCAGCAGCAGAAAGTCGTCAACAAG CTCATCCAGTTCCTCATCTCACTGGTGCAGTCCAACCGGATCCTGGGGGTGAAGAGAAAGAT cccccTGATGCTGAACGACAGCAGTGCGGCACATTCCATGCCCAAGTACGGCCGCCAATACTCCCTGGAGCACATCCATGGCTCGGGCCCCTACTCG GCTCCCTCCCCGGCCTACAGCAGCTCCAGCCTCTACTCCCCAGACACCGTCACCAACTCCGGACCCATCATCTCCGACATCACCGAGCTGGCCCCCGGCAGCCCTTTGGCCTCCCCAGGCGGAAGCGTAGATGAGAG GCCAGTGTCCAGCAGCCCCCTGGTACGCGTCAAGGAGGAGCCCCCGAGTCCTCCTCGGAGCCCCCGGGTGGAGGAGGCCAGTCCTGGACACCCGTCCTCTGTTGTGGAGATACCCCTGTCCCCGACCGCCCTCATTGACTCCATCCTGCGGGAAAGCGAGCCTGCCCCTGCCGCCCCGGCCGCACCCCTCACGGACGCGGGGGGCCGTCGCCCCTCACCCTCGCCCCCACCTGCCTCGGCCCCTGAGAAGTGCCTCAGCGTAGCCTGCCTGGACAA TTTGGCTCGCGCTCCACAGATGTCTGGGGTCGCCcgcctcttcccctgcccctcctctctgcatGGCCGAGTCCAGCCAGG GACCGAGCTCAGTGACCACTTGGACGCCATGGACTCCAATCTGGACAACCTGCAGACCATGCTGACAAGCCACGGCTTCAGTGTGGACACTAGCGCCCTGCTGGAC cTGTTCAGCCCCTCAGTGACGGTGCCCGACATGAGCCTGCCCGACCTTGACAGCAGCCTGGCCAGC ATCCAGgagctcctctctccccaggagccccccaggccccttGAGGCAGAGAACAGCAGCCCTGACTCAG gGAAGCAGCTGGTGCACTACACGGCGCAACCCCTGTTCTTGGTGGACCCGGGCTCCGTGGACATGGGAAGCAGCGACCTGCCCGTGCTCTTCGAGCTGGGGGAGGGTTCCTACTTCTCGGAGGGGGACGACTACGCAGATGACCCCACCATCTCCCTGCTGACGGGCTCTGAACCCCCCAAAGCCAAGGACCCCACTGTCTCCTAG
- the DGAT1 gene encoding diacylglycerol O-acyltransferase 1 isoform X2, with translation MLCGASWWHGSWGGVGPQTERAGSWVWALPQPCCGPSSTSVSPGGPGRDVRVCLCVPDLSSRCHRLQDSLFSSDSGFSNYRGILNWCVVMLILSNARLFLENLIKYGILVDPIQVVSLFLKDPYSWPALCLVIVANVFAVAAFQVEKRLAVGALTEQAGLLLHVVNLATILCFPAAVALLLESITPVGSVLALMVYTILFLKLVSYRDVNLWCRERKAKAKAKSASAGKKANGGAAPCTVSYPDNLNYRDLYYFLFAPTLCYELNFPRSPRIRKRFLLRRLLEMLFLTQLQVGLIQQWMVPTIQNSMKPFKDMDYSRIVERLLKLAVPNHLIWLIFFYWFFHSCMNAVAELMQFGDREFYRDWWNSESVTYFWQNWNIPVHKWCLRHFYKPMLRRGSSKWVARMGVFFASAFFHEYLVSIPLHMFRLWAFTGMMAQIPLAWIVSRFFQGNYGNAAVWLTLIIGQPVAVLMYVHDYYVLNYEAPVVGA, from the exons ATGTTGTGTGGGGCTTCCTGGTGGCACggcagctggggtggggtggggccgcAAACCGAGAGAGCTGGGAGCTGGGTCTGGGCCTTGCCCCAGCCGTGCTGTGGCCCTTCCTCTACCTCTGTGTCACCCGGAGGACCAGGCAGGGATGTGAGAGTCTGCTTATGTGTCCCCGACCTCAGCAGTAG GTGCCACCGCCTGCAAGATTCTTTGTTCAGCTCTGACAGTGGCTTTAGCAACTATCGTGGGATCCTGAATTGGTGTGTGGTGATGCTG ATCTTGAGCAATGCACGGTTATTTTTAGAAAACCTCATCAA gtaTGGCATCTTGGTGGACCCCATCCAGGTGGTGTCTCTGTTCCTGAAGGACCCCTACAGCTGGCCTGCCCTGTGCCTAGTTATTG TGGCCAATGTCTTTGCTGTGGCTGCATTCCAGGTGGAGAAGCGCCTGGCAGTG ggtgcCTTGACGGAACAGGCAGGGTTGCTGCTGCACGTGGTCAACCTGGCCACCATTCTCTGCTTCCCGGCTGCTGTGGCCTTGCTGCTTGAGTCCATCACTCCAG tgggctccgtgctggctcTGATGGTGTACACCATCCTCTTCCTCAAGCTCGTCTCCTACCGGGACGTCAACCTGTGGTGCCGAGAGCGAAAAGCCAAGGCCAAAGCCAAGTCTG CTTCTGCAGGTAAGAAGGCCAACGGGGGAGCGGCCCCGTGCACCGTGAGCTACCCAGACAACCTGAACTACCGTG ATCTGTACTACTTCCTCTTTGCTCCTACTCTGTGCTACGAGCTCAACTTTCCCCGTTCTCCCCGCATCCGGAAGCGCTTCCTGTTGCGGCGGCTCCTTGAGATG CTGTTCTTGACTCAGCTGCAGGTGGGGCTGATCCAGCAG TGGATGGTCCCCACCATCCAGAACTCCATGAAGCCTTTCAAG GATATGGATTATTCACGCATCGTTGAGCGCCTGCTGAAGCTGGCG GTCCCCAACCACCTCATCTGGCTCATCTTCTTCTACTGGTTCTTCCACTCGTGCATGAACGCCGTGGCTGAGCTCATGCAGTTTGGAGACCGGGAGTTCTACCGGGACTGGTG GAACTCTGAGTCTGTCACTTACTTCTGGCAGAACTGGAACATCCCTGTGCACAAGTGGTGCCTCAG GCACTTCTACAAGCCCATGCTTCGACGGGGCAGCAGCAAGTGGGTAGCCAGGATGGGGGTGTTCTTTGCCTCGGCCTTCTTCCATGAG TACCTGGTGAGCATCCCCCTGCACATGTTCCGCCTCTGGGCCTTCACAGGCATGATGGCTCAG ATACCCCTGGCATGGATAGTGAGCCGCTTCTTCCAGGGAAACTACGGCAACGCAGCTGTGTGGCTGACGCTCATCATTGGGCAGCCAGTGGCCGTGCTCATGTACGTCCACGACTACTACGTGCTCAACTACGAGGCCCCGGTGGTCGGGGCCTGA
- the HSF1 gene encoding heat shock factor protein 1 isoform X3, whose protein sequence is MDLPVGPGAAGPSNVPAFLTKLWTLVSDPDTDALICWSPQSGNSFHVFDQGQFAKEVLPKYFKHNNMASFVRQLNMYGFRKVVHIEQGGLVKPERDDTEFQHPCFLRGQEQLLENIKRKVTSVSTLKNEDVKIRQDSVTKLLTDVQLMKGKQESMDSKLLAMKHENEALWREVASLRQKHAQQQKVVNKLIQFLISLVQSNRILGVKRKIPLMLNDSSAAHSMPKYGRQYSLEHIHGSGPYSAPSPAYSSSSLYSPDTVTNSGPIISDITELAPGSPLASPGGSVDERPVSSSPLVRVKEEPPSPPRSPRVEEASPGHPSSVVEIPLSPTALIDSILRESEPAPAAPAAPLTDAGGRRPSPSPPPASAPEKCLSVACLDKTELSDHLDAMDSNLDNLQTMLTSHGFSVDTSALLDLFSPSVTVPDMSLPDLDSSLASIQELLSPQEPPRPLEAENSSPDSGKQLVHYTAQPLFLVDPGSVDMGSSDLPVLFELGEGSYFSEGDDYADDPTISLLTGSEPPKAKDPTVS, encoded by the exons CAGAGCGGGAACAGCTTCCACGTGTTCGACCAGGGCCAGTTTGCCAAGGAGGTGCTGCCCAAGTACTTCAAGCACAACAATATGGCCAGCTTCGTGCGGCAGCTCAACATGT ACGGCTTCCGGAAGGTGGTCCACATTGAGCAGGGTGGCCTGGTCAAGCCGGAGAGGGACGACACTGAGTTCCAGCACCCGTGCTTCCTGCGTGGCCAGGAGCAGCTCCTTGAGAACATCAAGAGGAAAGTGACCAGC GTATCCACCCTGAAGAATGAGGACGTAAAGATCCGCCAAGACAGCGTCACCAAGTTGCTGACTGACGTCCAGCTCATGAAGGGGAAGCAGGAGAGCATGGACTCCAAACTCCTGGCCATGAAGCA CGAGAACGAGGCCCTGTGGCGGGAAGTGGCCAGCCTGCGGCAGAAGCACGCCCAGCAGCAGAAAGTCGTCAACAAG CTCATCCAGTTCCTCATCTCACTGGTGCAGTCCAACCGGATCCTGGGGGTGAAGAGAAAGAT cccccTGATGCTGAACGACAGCAGTGCGGCACATTCCATGCCCAAGTACGGCCGCCAATACTCCCTGGAGCACATCCATGGCTCGGGCCCCTACTCG GCTCCCTCCCCGGCCTACAGCAGCTCCAGCCTCTACTCCCCAGACACCGTCACCAACTCCGGACCCATCATCTCCGACATCACCGAGCTGGCCCCCGGCAGCCCTTTGGCCTCCCCAGGCGGAAGCGTAGATGAGAG GCCAGTGTCCAGCAGCCCCCTGGTACGCGTCAAGGAGGAGCCCCCGAGTCCTCCTCGGAGCCCCCGGGTGGAGGAGGCCAGTCCTGGACACCCGTCCTCTGTTGTGGAGATACCCCTGTCCCCGACCGCCCTCATTGACTCCATCCTGCGGGAAAGCGAGCCTGCCCCTGCCGCCCCGGCCGCACCCCTCACGGACGCGGGGGGCCGTCGCCCCTCACCCTCGCCCCCACCTGCCTCGGCCCCTGAGAAGTGCCTCAGCGTAGCCTGCCTGGACAA GACCGAGCTCAGTGACCACTTGGACGCCATGGACTCCAATCTGGACAACCTGCAGACCATGCTGACAAGCCACGGCTTCAGTGTGGACACTAGCGCCCTGCTGGAC cTGTTCAGCCCCTCAGTGACGGTGCCCGACATGAGCCTGCCCGACCTTGACAGCAGCCTGGCCAGC ATCCAGgagctcctctctccccaggagccccccaggccccttGAGGCAGAGAACAGCAGCCCTGACTCAG gGAAGCAGCTGGTGCACTACACGGCGCAACCCCTGTTCTTGGTGGACCCGGGCTCCGTGGACATGGGAAGCAGCGACCTGCCCGTGCTCTTCGAGCTGGGGGAGGGTTCCTACTTCTCGGAGGGGGACGACTACGCAGATGACCCCACCATCTCCCTGCTGACGGGCTCTGAACCCCCCAAAGCCAAGGACCCCACTGTCTCCTAG
- the HSF1 gene encoding heat shock factor protein 1 isoform X2, whose translation MDLPVGPGAAGPSNVPAFLTKLWTLVSDPDTDALICWSPSGNSFHVFDQGQFAKEVLPKYFKHNNMASFVRQLNMYGFRKVVHIEQGGLVKPERDDTEFQHPCFLRGQEQLLENIKRKVTSVSTLKNEDVKIRQDSVTKLLTDVQLMKGKQESMDSKLLAMKHENEALWREVASLRQKHAQQQKVVNKLIQFLISLVQSNRILGVKRKIPLMLNDSSAAHSMPKYGRQYSLEHIHGSGPYSAPSPAYSSSSLYSPDTVTNSGPIISDITELAPGSPLASPGGSVDERPVSSSPLVRVKEEPPSPPRSPRVEEASPGHPSSVVEIPLSPTALIDSILRESEPAPAAPAAPLTDAGGRRPSPSPPPASAPEKCLSVACLDNLARAPQMSGVARLFPCPSSLHGRVQPGTELSDHLDAMDSNLDNLQTMLTSHGFSVDTSALLDLFSPSVTVPDMSLPDLDSSLASIQELLSPQEPPRPLEAENSSPDSGKQLVHYTAQPLFLVDPGSVDMGSSDLPVLFELGEGSYFSEGDDYADDPTISLLTGSEPPKAKDPTVS comes from the exons AGCGGGAACAGCTTCCACGTGTTCGACCAGGGCCAGTTTGCCAAGGAGGTGCTGCCCAAGTACTTCAAGCACAACAATATGGCCAGCTTCGTGCGGCAGCTCAACATGT ACGGCTTCCGGAAGGTGGTCCACATTGAGCAGGGTGGCCTGGTCAAGCCGGAGAGGGACGACACTGAGTTCCAGCACCCGTGCTTCCTGCGTGGCCAGGAGCAGCTCCTTGAGAACATCAAGAGGAAAGTGACCAGC GTATCCACCCTGAAGAATGAGGACGTAAAGATCCGCCAAGACAGCGTCACCAAGTTGCTGACTGACGTCCAGCTCATGAAGGGGAAGCAGGAGAGCATGGACTCCAAACTCCTGGCCATGAAGCA CGAGAACGAGGCCCTGTGGCGGGAAGTGGCCAGCCTGCGGCAGAAGCACGCCCAGCAGCAGAAAGTCGTCAACAAG CTCATCCAGTTCCTCATCTCACTGGTGCAGTCCAACCGGATCCTGGGGGTGAAGAGAAAGAT cccccTGATGCTGAACGACAGCAGTGCGGCACATTCCATGCCCAAGTACGGCCGCCAATACTCCCTGGAGCACATCCATGGCTCGGGCCCCTACTCG GCTCCCTCCCCGGCCTACAGCAGCTCCAGCCTCTACTCCCCAGACACCGTCACCAACTCCGGACCCATCATCTCCGACATCACCGAGCTGGCCCCCGGCAGCCCTTTGGCCTCCCCAGGCGGAAGCGTAGATGAGAG GCCAGTGTCCAGCAGCCCCCTGGTACGCGTCAAGGAGGAGCCCCCGAGTCCTCCTCGGAGCCCCCGGGTGGAGGAGGCCAGTCCTGGACACCCGTCCTCTGTTGTGGAGATACCCCTGTCCCCGACCGCCCTCATTGACTCCATCCTGCGGGAAAGCGAGCCTGCCCCTGCCGCCCCGGCCGCACCCCTCACGGACGCGGGGGGCCGTCGCCCCTCACCCTCGCCCCCACCTGCCTCGGCCCCTGAGAAGTGCCTCAGCGTAGCCTGCCTGGACAA TTTGGCTCGCGCTCCACAGATGTCTGGGGTCGCCcgcctcttcccctgcccctcctctctgcatGGCCGAGTCCAGCCAGG GACCGAGCTCAGTGACCACTTGGACGCCATGGACTCCAATCTGGACAACCTGCAGACCATGCTGACAAGCCACGGCTTCAGTGTGGACACTAGCGCCCTGCTGGAC cTGTTCAGCCCCTCAGTGACGGTGCCCGACATGAGCCTGCCCGACCTTGACAGCAGCCTGGCCAGC ATCCAGgagctcctctctccccaggagccccccaggccccttGAGGCAGAGAACAGCAGCCCTGACTCAG gGAAGCAGCTGGTGCACTACACGGCGCAACCCCTGTTCTTGGTGGACCCGGGCTCCGTGGACATGGGAAGCAGCGACCTGCCCGTGCTCTTCGAGCTGGGGGAGGGTTCCTACTTCTCGGAGGGGGACGACTACGCAGATGACCCCACCATCTCCCTGCTGACGGGCTCTGAACCCCCCAAAGCCAAGGACCCCACTGTCTCCTAG